ATGCAGATAGGATCCACTTCCAGGCAAGTCATTTTCCCCCAGCAGAGCAGATGCAATACTTTGTGTCAAATCTCTTTTTAATAGCCACTTCTCAGCATTCAGGTTCTGAACCAAACAAGCCAGCGTCTTTTAATGCGCGTCAAAGTCAAAGGGCCCTCTTTTCATGGAGGTTATTACCATGACATTGAATCCAGAATCAGCTGCCTCCGAGCTTTTCATGGAGATTTCTAAAGGCGCGTCGTCTCCTGTGTCTCCACTCTGTCAGACAGCTCTGTAATGGGGGTTGCAGGCCTGCGCTGCGTGTTGTGATGCATTGCTGTGCTGCACTATAGAAGGTTCTAAAAGATTGCAAAGAGCAAAGCCAATTTTCCACAATGCAGATGCTGTTTATCCTACTCgcctgatgtttttcttcatcgAAGTTAGGGTTTTGTGTGTAAGGTCCCTATGGGGAGTTTTGGTTTATATTTGCTTGAATGGGTTAAGCCAGTCAGGATAGGTTTAGCTGATGCCCTTCAGCACCGAAAAAGCAAACTACTGCGGTTCAAGTCCCATGTGTGAGCTTAAATCCATATATTTAGGTTCAGTGACCTGAATACAAAAGATTATTTGGGCTGTGATACACAAAGAAATTGCATTGTTtggcttttcagtttttattttccatttggtTTGACTCCCTCTTCTAGCTGGAATTGACCGGACAGCAAGTTGCTAAGTGCATCTGGTATTGTGATCTTAAACCCTGTTTATAGCCTAGAATGGGGTCTGATAATGATCCAACGTGAGAGTTTATTGTTGCCAAGAGCCATGAATGCACTCAGTATGGACATGAACAGTGCGTCCTGTGAATCACGTCTTTAGACATGCGCCGTTTCATTGACGGCACGTGTGAGCTGGACGAGAGTGAGCACAGCTGCTGCCATCTTCACTGAGTCAATCTGTGCGTCAGGCTTTGCCGATCGAGCGGGTCCGAGGCCGCGCCAGGCGCCGGCAGACATGGAGGCAGAGCCGGAGCAATGCGCCAGCGCTGCGCAGGCTTTCTCCCCAACTGCTCTCGGATGAAAGAAGGCAGGAGAGCTCTTAGCTGGCGTACAGCTGGGCGTGACAACAAGAAGTACAGCGGAGGGTTCCAACACGGAGCCAGGCACACCAACAAAATGGCCGCCAGAGAGCCCACCTCCCACAGTAGCGTGACCCTCGTAAAGGTTTGCTCACTGGGCCTGGACGGAGTGGCCGGTGGGTAGAAAGTAGACAAAGTCCCAGATGGGCCCGTATCTAATCTGCTTGTGGGAGACGCCACTGAACTGACGTAAGGGGACAGAACGTTGACGAACTCGAGCGCGTAATACGGCAACCAGCTGACCGCAAAAACCAACGTCGAGCCAATTAGCAGGGCGGTGGCTGTCTTGTTGCGTCTGTCGGCGACCAGGCTCCCTCTGCAGCGGTGGAGGTGGGAGATGATGAGGCCACAGTTGATGGCGATGCACAAGAGGGGCGCCATGTAGTACACCAGGAAGGCAGGGACCAGGAAGAACAGCCACTCCTGTTGACCAACCGACCAGGTGCATCCGCCGTCAAAGTTGATGTATGTGACCTTCGGCAAGGCCATGGTTACCGAGACCAGCCAAATGGCCACCACAGTGCACAGCCTGAGGGAAACAAGGACAGAATATAA
This is a stretch of genomic DNA from Gambusia affinis linkage group LG12, SWU_Gaff_1.0, whole genome shotgun sequence. It encodes these proteins:
- the si:ch211-119o8.4 gene encoding galanin receptor type 1 isoform X2, producing MVSLISLFAGVGGHLLLWLVLVRNPRSRSKPSSILLLNLSLVDLGALLTLPCVLLSASFQNWQLGGGTCVLLGFMTSVTVGVEIFSLAALAVLRYRIVAPRMRPPASLTQVLCTVVAIWLVSVTMALPKVTYINFDGGCTWSVGQQEWLFFLVPAFLVYYMAPLLCIAINCGLIISHLHRCRGSLVADRRNKTATALLIGSTLVFAVSWLPYYALEFVNVLSPYVSSVASPTSRLDTGPSGTLSTFYPPATPSRPSEQTFTRVTLLWEVGSLAAILLVCLAPCWNPPLYFLLSRPAVRQLRALLPSFIREQLGRKPAQRWRIAPALPPCLPAPGAASDPLDRQSLTHRLTQ
- the si:ch211-119o8.4 gene encoding galanin receptor type 1 isoform X1 produces the protein MDNPMFNYACHCQPPFQRGIHQHHHLLHGGLPMVSLISLFAGVGGHLLLWLVLVRNPRSRSKPSSILLLNLSLVDLGALLTLPCVLLSASFQNWQLGGGTCVLLGFMTSVTVGVEIFSLAALAVLRYRIVAPRMRPPASLTQVLCTVVAIWLVSVTMALPKVTYINFDGGCTWSVGQQEWLFFLVPAFLVYYMAPLLCIAINCGLIISHLHRCRGSLVADRRNKTATALLIGSTLVFAVSWLPYYALEFVNVLSPYVSSVASPTSRLDTGPSGTLSTFYPPATPSRPSEQTFTRVTLLWEVGSLAAILLVCLAPCWNPPLYFLLSRPAVRQLRALLPSFIREQLGRKPAQRWRIAPALPPCLPAPGAASDPLDRQSLTHRLTQ
- the si:ch211-119o8.4 gene encoding galanin receptor type 1 isoform X3; the encoded protein is MKSSRAGHLLLWLVLVRNPRSRSKPSSILLLNLSLVDLGALLTLPCVLLSASFQNWQLGGGTCVLLGFMTSVTVGVEIFSLAALAVLRYRIVAPRMRPPASLTQVLCTVVAIWLVSVTMALPKVTYINFDGGCTWSVGQQEWLFFLVPAFLVYYMAPLLCIAINCGLIISHLHRCRGSLVADRRNKTATALLIGSTLVFAVSWLPYYALEFVNVLSPYVSSVASPTSRLDTGPSGTLSTFYPPATPSRPSEQTFTRVTLLWEVGSLAAILLVCLAPCWNPPLYFLLSRPAVRQLRALLPSFIREQLGRKPAQRWRIAPALPPCLPAPGAASDPLDRQSLTHRLTQ